The window CGCGTTCGCCGTGCTGGTCGGGCGTCGTCCGGGCCGGGCGCGCACGGCCGCGGCGTGGTTCTGGTGCGCCGCGCTCCTGCTGCTCGGACCCATCGCGCTGTACCGGATCGACGCGGTCACCGTGCCGATCGCGGTCGTCGCCGGCCTGTGGCTGCTGTCGCGGCCCGCGCTCGCCGCTGCCCTCCTGACGGTCGGCGCGTGGATCAAGATCTGGCCGGGCGCGCTGCTGCTCGCGGCGGTGGTGGCCGGGCGCCGGCGGTGGCGGCAGCTCGTGGCGGCGCTGGTGGTCACGGCCGTCGTGCTCGGGGTGCTCGTGCTGCTCGGTCCCCGGTCGGAGATCCTCGGGTTCCTCACCGCGCAGACCGGTCGCGGCCTGCAGATCGAGGCGGTCGCGGCGACGCCGTTCCTGTGGCTCGCGGTGGCCGGTGCCGCCCGCATCGAGTACAGCTTCGACATCCTCACGTTCCAGATCACCGCGCCGGGCGTCGATGCGGTCGCCGCGGTCCTCACGCCGCTGATGGCCGTGGCGGTCGTCGCGGTCACCGCCCTCGGGGCGGTCAAGGCCACGCGCGGTGCGGTGTTCGGCCGGTTGTTCCCGCCGCTCGCGCTCGCGCTCGTGACGGTGCTGATCGTCGGCAACAAGGTGGGGTCGCCGCAGTTCCAGACCTGGCTTCTCGCGCCCGTGATCCTCTGGATCGTGTGGGACAGGGCGCGCGCGACGGTGCCCGCCGTGCTGGTGCTGGCGCTGTGCCTGGTCACCTGCCTGATCTACCCGCTCACCTACGACGCGCTGCTGCGGGCCGAGCCCGTGCCCGTGCTGCTGCTCACGCTGCGCAACGTGCTGCTCATCGTCCTGACCGTCGTGAGCTTGCGCGCCGTCCTGCGTGTTCCCGCCGTCCGTCCCCCTCGAATCAAGGAGTGAACCCATGCTGATCGCCTTCTCCGTCGCCCCCAGCGGCACACCGGCCGACGGTGCCGTCGACCGCTCCGACGCCTCCGTCCACGACGCGGTGGCCGCCGCCGTGCGCGTGGTGCGGGCCTCCGGACTCCCGCACCGCACGACGAGCATGTTCACCGAGATCGAGGGCCCCGACTGGGACAGCGTGATGGACGTGGTCAAGCGTGCGACCGAGGCGGTCATGCCGTTCGGCTCCCGCGTGTCCCTCGTGCTCAAGGCCGACATCCGTCCGGGGTACTCGGGCGAGCTCG of the Microbacterium sufflavum genome contains:
- a CDS encoding thiamine-binding protein, with amino-acid sequence MLIAFSVAPSGTPADGAVDRSDASVHDAVAAAVRVVRASGLPHRTTSMFTEIEGPDWDSVMDVVKRATEAVMPFGSRVSLVLKADIRPGYSGELDAKVERLEAAIDEADAR